From the Candidatus Margulisiibacteriota bacterium genome, one window contains:
- a CDS encoding PAS domain S-box protein, with amino-acid sequence MDESFINELLDNATDGIIIGDANKNIIYINSTLLKLLGISADDVIGKHISLLPWEEQSIKALPFRFDLINQDKTITTTRTLLKKNGQKLPVEMASKLLASGNYQSIIRDITERNIIEQSLIENEKKYRVLFENMIVGFATHEMIYDKNGKAIDYKYIETNPEFEKLTGLKQKDVIGHTAKEIMPNTEQYWIDTYENVIKTGKPMAYENYAQELKKYFNVWAFPINQNTFAVMFTDITDRKIAEKVLSLEKRLFESVIESLPVMLFLKEAKELRFALMNRAGEKLLGIPKEELLGKNDYDIFPKDQAKFFIAKDRETLQKKGHLDISEEPILTKDKGERILRTLKLPIVDKKGKPEFLLGFSIDITDQKFTEREKEKLQKQLAQSQKMESVGQLAGGIAHDFNNMLGVIIGQTELALKKTNHSSPLYPNLLEILKASERSSELTKQLLTFARKQNMSPKIIDLNQTIEELLSLLISLTGENIFLSFVPGKNIGNVYIDPSQLDQILTNICINAKDSIENTGKIIIETSLSAFTPEYCKTHTDCLPGTYIQLIINDDGQGMTDDTLSKIFEPFFTTKEFGKGTGLGLATVYGIVKQNNGFINVSSKPGAGTTFKIYLPKCNESKATESLSNNKTQKDIHNCNKKTILLVEDEPMVREMTTDMLELIGHTVISAKTPEEAIKIATSNKAKIDILLTDMIMPKMNGKELSQKIFSLCPKIKCLFMSGYTAEVIAKHGILETNISFIEKPFTIETLKNKLQEAFNT; translated from the coding sequence ATGGATGAATCATTCATTAATGAATTACTTGATAACGCCACTGATGGCATTATAATTGGTGACGCCAACAAAAACATTATTTATATTAATTCTACTCTCTTAAAACTATTAGGCATATCCGCTGACGACGTTATTGGAAAGCATATCTCACTGCTGCCATGGGAAGAACAAAGCATTAAGGCTTTACCTTTTCGTTTTGATCTTATTAATCAAGATAAAACTATCACGACTACAAGAACATTGCTCAAAAAAAATGGACAAAAACTTCCTGTTGAAATGGCTAGTAAACTCTTGGCTAGTGGGAACTACCAGTCAATCATTAGAGATATAACTGAAAGAAACATCATTGAGCAATCGCTGATAGAGAATGAAAAAAAATACAGGGTACTCTTTGAAAATATGATAGTGGGATTTGCCACACATGAAATGATTTATGATAAGAACGGAAAAGCCATTGATTATAAATACATAGAAACCAATCCGGAATTTGAAAAGCTAACTGGGCTGAAACAAAAAGACGTTATTGGTCACACAGCCAAAGAAATCATGCCAAACACAGAACAATACTGGATTGATACCTACGAAAACGTTATAAAAACAGGAAAACCTATGGCCTATGAAAACTATGCCCAAGAACTAAAAAAATACTTTAATGTATGGGCTTTTCCAATTAATCAAAATACTTTTGCAGTCATGTTCACAGACATTACAGACAGAAAAATTGCTGAAAAGGTGTTATCTTTAGAAAAGCGTCTCTTCGAATCAGTAATTGAAAGCTTACCTGTAATGCTATTTCTAAAAGAAGCTAAAGAATTACGTTTTGCTCTAATGAATCGTGCAGGAGAAAAATTACTTGGAATTCCCAAAGAAGAACTTTTAGGGAAAAATGACTATGATATTTTTCCTAAAGATCAAGCTAAATTTTTTATTGCAAAAGACAGAGAAACTTTGCAAAAAAAAGGACATCTAGATATATCAGAAGAGCCAATCCTAACCAAAGATAAAGGAGAAAGAATTCTAAGAACTCTTAAATTACCGATTGTTGATAAAAAAGGCAAACCAGAATTTCTGTTAGGTTTTTCCATAGATATTACGGATCAAAAATTCACTGAAAGAGAAAAAGAAAAACTGCAAAAACAGTTAGCTCAATCACAAAAAATGGAATCAGTTGGACAATTGGCTGGTGGAATAGCCCACGATTTCAACAATATGCTTGGGGTCATTATTGGACAAACAGAACTTGCACTTAAAAAAACAAATCATTCTAGCCCATTATATCCTAACCTATTAGAAATCCTTAAAGCGTCTGAAAGATCTTCAGAATTAACCAAGCAACTACTTACTTTTGCTCGCAAACAAAATATGTCGCCAAAAATTATAGACCTTAATCAAACAATCGAAGAATTGCTAAGTTTGTTAATCAGCCTCACAGGTGAAAATATCTTTCTTTCCTTTGTGCCTGGAAAGAATATTGGAAATGTTTACATCGATCCGTCCCAACTTGACCAAATACTGACAAATATTTGCATAAATGCCAAGGACTCAATTGAAAACACTGGAAAAATAATTATAGAAACCAGCTTGTCTGCCTTTACCCCTGAATACTGCAAAACTCATACCGATTGTTTGCCTGGAACCTATATACAACTAATTATTAATGACGATGGACAAGGAATGACTGATGACACACTCTCAAAAATATTTGAACCTTTTTTTACAACAAAAGAATTCGGGAAAGGGACTGGTCTAGGATTAGCAACAGTTTATGGGATTGTAAAACAAAACAACGGATTTATTAACGTATCTAGCAAACCAGGAGCCGGAACAACCTTTAAAATTTATCTACCAAAATGTAATGAAAGTAAAGCCACGGAAAGTTTATCAAACAACAAGACACAAAAAGACATACATAATTGTAACAAAAAAACTATACTTCTTGTTGAAGATGAACCCATGGTTAGAGAAATGACCACAGACATGCTTGAATTAATAGGACATACCGTCATCTCCGCAAAAACACCCGAAGAAGCAATAAAAATAGCTACTTCTAATAAAGCAAAAATAGATATTCTGCTTACTGATATGATTATGCCAAAAATGAATGGTAAAGAATTGTCGCAAAAAATATTCTCCCTCTGTCCCAAAATAAAATGTTTATTTATGTCAGGCTACACAGCTGAAGTAATTGCTAAACACGGTATTTTGGAAACTAATATTAGTTTTATTGAAAAACCCTTTACCATTGAAACTCTCAAAAATAAATTACAAGAAGCTTTTAATACATAA
- the ettA gene encoding energy-dependent translational throttle protein EttA has translation MADEINKIIYSMYKVCKFYDKKPILKDISLSYFYGAKIGVLGLNGSGKSSLLRILAGVDQDFQGQISLTPGYTIGYLEQEPKLDPNMTVRQVVEQGMQELVDLMKEYNEINDKFSEPMSDAAMDKLLERQGKVQEQLDAKDAWDVDSKLEMAMDSLRCPEGDTLIKVLSGGELRRVALCRLLLQKPDVLLLDEPTNHLDAETVDWLEQHLQRYEGTVIAVTHDRYFLDNVAGWILELDRGEGIPWKGNYSSWLEQKQKRLQSEEKSELERQKTLKRELEWIRMTPKGRQTKAKAHIKAYETLLADEQEKRSKELEIFIPTGRKLGTSVIDAKNVSKGYGDRLLVENMTFSLPPGGIIGVIGPNGAGKSTLFKMIIGEEKPDSGTIKVGETVELAYVDQSRDELDPNKSIWEVISESQEVIQMGKHEINSRAYVSRFNFSGTDQQKKVSQISGGERNRVHLARLLKSGSNVILLDEPTNDLDVNTIRALEDALENFAGCAVVISHDRWFLDRIATHILAFEGDSKVVWFEGNYSEYAEDKKKRTGNDQPHRIKYRKLTRG, from the coding sequence ATGGCTGATGAAATAAATAAAATAATATACTCAATGTACAAGGTTTGTAAGTTTTATGATAAGAAACCAATTCTTAAGGATATTTCTTTGTCTTATTTTTATGGAGCAAAGATTGGCGTATTAGGCTTGAATGGCTCAGGTAAGAGTTCGCTTTTAAGAATTCTGGCTGGAGTAGATCAGGATTTTCAGGGACAGATTTCCTTAACTCCTGGCTACACAATTGGTTATTTAGAGCAGGAGCCAAAACTTGATCCAAACATGACAGTAAGGCAAGTTGTTGAGCAGGGAATGCAAGAGCTTGTTGATTTAATGAAAGAATATAATGAGATTAATGATAAATTTTCTGAGCCAATGTCAGATGCGGCGATGGATAAATTACTTGAAAGACAGGGAAAGGTACAAGAACAACTTGATGCCAAGGATGCTTGGGATGTTGATTCTAAACTAGAAATGGCAATGGATTCGTTGCGTTGTCCAGAAGGCGATACTCTTATAAAAGTTTTATCTGGTGGCGAGTTGAGACGTGTTGCCTTATGTCGACTATTATTGCAAAAGCCAGATGTTTTATTGTTAGATGAACCAACAAACCATCTTGATGCTGAAACTGTTGATTGGTTAGAGCAACATTTACAACGTTACGAAGGTACTGTAATTGCAGTTACTCATGATAGATATTTTTTGGATAATGTTGCTGGTTGGATTTTGGAGTTAGATAGAGGCGAAGGTATACCGTGGAAAGGTAATTATTCCTCTTGGCTAGAGCAGAAACAAAAAAGATTACAGAGTGAGGAAAAGTCGGAATTAGAGAGACAAAAAACTTTAAAGAGAGAATTAGAATGGATTCGAATGACTCCAAAAGGAAGACAAACTAAGGCTAAGGCACACATTAAAGCTTATGAAACTTTGCTTGCAGATGAGCAAGAGAAAAGGTCAAAGGAATTAGAAATATTTATACCAACAGGCAGAAAACTTGGCACTTCAGTGATAGATGCAAAAAATGTTTCTAAAGGTTATGGCGATAGATTATTAGTAGAGAATATGACTTTTTCTTTGCCACCAGGAGGGATAATTGGGGTTATTGGTCCTAATGGTGCAGGTAAATCAACTCTTTTTAAAATGATAATTGGTGAAGAAAAACCTGATTCTGGAACAATTAAAGTTGGAGAAACTGTAGAACTCGCTTATGTTGACCAGTCTAGGGATGAACTGGATCCAAATAAGAGTATTTGGGAAGTTATTTCAGAATCGCAAGAAGTTATTCAAATGGGTAAGCATGAAATTAATTCTCGTGCCTATGTTTCAAGATTTAATTTTTCAGGTACTGACCAACAGAAGAAAGTAAGTCAGATATCAGGAGGAGAAAGAAACCGGGTACATTTAGCCAGGCTTCTAAAGTCAGGTTCAAACGTTATTTTATTGGACGAACCTACCAATGATTTGGATGTTAATACAATTAGAGCGTTAGAAGATGCCTTAGAAAATTTTGCTGGATGTGCTGTAGTAATAAGCCATGATCGTTGGTTTTTGGATAGAATTGCAACACATATTTTAGCCTTTGAGGGTGATAGTAAAGTTGTTTGGTTTGAAGGTAATTATTCAGAGTATGCTGAAGATAAAAAGAAACGTACTGGTAACGATCAGCCACATAGAATAAAGTATCGCAAATTAACTAGAGGGTAA
- a CDS encoding glutamine synthetase III, whose amino-acid sequence MSQIMDRYGELVFTQEVMRNKLSEKVYSQLINTIVKGDTLDKEIAGEVAHSMKEWAIENGATHYTHWFQPLRGGTAEKHNSFISYDEEGVLIERLSAIQLIQSEPDASSFPSGGIRSTFEARGYSAWDPTSPVFLIEAKDTKTLVIPSVFLSWTGDVLDQKTGLLRSKKALNNVGIKLQKLLGNRNAKRINVWLGIEQEYFLVDKELYETRPDLQICKQTLFGRLAIRNQQLKDHYFGTIKKRVLVFMEDFDRELFRRGIPAKTRHNEVSPNQFEITPLYEEQNLAIDHNLQIMDILEEVAERHGLVALLHEKPFKGVNGSGKHVNWSIGDNTGVNYLEPSASPLRNITLLMTVVSMMIGVKKYANFLNALVLDAGNEKRLGGTEAPPNIMSVYLGDYLSSLLGEIEKLNKVTEKKMAEISLGIRQLPSVAKDISDRNRTAPMAFTGNKFEFRSVGSSQNCSEVVTLINLMITEGYEKIYEKIVKLNGDPKANVLLVLREMIKETKDIHFEGNCYSEEWKKEAKKRGLRNVDNTPEALKGMVSKEVLEVYKIFEVLSEKELLARQNIRFKQYVRTKQIEFQSACEMARTEVMPAILKQLSLLVSATSSKTGLIVEQIKELEVLYKSIHDSVEQINNKTTGSCLNELFEQARSYCQCGDDLDKLRELVDKAEEIVSKEYWPFATYQQLFRRI is encoded by the coding sequence TTGTCTCAAATAATGGATAGATATGGTGAGCTAGTTTTTACTCAAGAAGTTATGAGAAATAAGCTTAGCGAAAAAGTCTATAGTCAGTTAATAAATACTATTGTTAAAGGCGATACATTAGATAAAGAAATTGCAGGTGAAGTTGCTCATAGTATGAAAGAGTGGGCGATTGAAAATGGAGCTACACATTATACTCATTGGTTCCAACCATTAAGAGGGGGAACGGCCGAGAAGCATAATTCTTTTATTAGCTATGATGAAGAAGGTGTGCTTATTGAAAGGCTTTCAGCGATTCAATTAATTCAATCAGAGCCTGATGCCTCATCTTTCCCAAGTGGTGGGATTCGGTCTACCTTTGAAGCACGTGGTTATTCTGCCTGGGACCCGACTTCTCCAGTTTTTTTAATTGAGGCAAAAGATACAAAGACATTGGTTATTCCTTCGGTTTTTCTTTCTTGGACTGGTGATGTTCTTGACCAAAAAACAGGTTTACTGAGAAGCAAGAAAGCTTTAAACAATGTAGGGATTAAGTTGCAGAAGTTGCTTGGCAACAGAAATGCCAAAAGAATTAATGTTTGGTTGGGCATTGAACAGGAATATTTTTTAGTTGATAAAGAGCTGTATGAAACAAGACCAGATTTACAGATATGTAAGCAAACTTTGTTCGGAAGGCTTGCTATTAGAAATCAGCAATTGAAGGACCATTACTTTGGAACAATTAAAAAAAGAGTATTAGTGTTTATGGAAGATTTCGACAGAGAATTATTTAGGAGAGGTATTCCAGCCAAGACGAGACATAATGAAGTGTCTCCTAACCAATTTGAGATAACCCCATTATATGAGGAACAAAACTTAGCAATTGATCACAACTTGCAGATTATGGATATTCTTGAAGAAGTTGCAGAAAGACATGGATTGGTTGCTTTGTTGCACGAAAAGCCATTTAAAGGCGTAAATGGTTCAGGTAAACATGTTAATTGGTCTATTGGAGATAATACGGGCGTAAATTATCTTGAACCATCAGCATCACCACTTAGAAATATAACTTTGTTAATGACCGTAGTTTCGATGATGATTGGTGTAAAAAAATATGCAAATTTTCTCAATGCATTAGTTTTAGATGCGGGAAACGAGAAGAGACTGGGCGGGACAGAAGCTCCTCCCAATATTATGTCTGTTTATTTGGGAGATTATTTATCTTCTTTGTTAGGAGAGATTGAAAAATTAAATAAAGTTACAGAGAAGAAAATGGCAGAAATTAGTTTAGGCATCCGTCAACTTCCCTCTGTAGCTAAAGATATTTCAGACAGGAACAGAACTGCGCCTATGGCTTTTACTGGAAATAAATTTGAGTTTAGGTCAGTTGGTTCATCCCAAAATTGTTCAGAAGTAGTTACTTTGATAAATTTAATGATTACTGAAGGCTATGAAAAAATTTATGAGAAGATTGTGAAACTTAATGGTGATCCAAAAGCGAACGTTTTATTGGTGCTGAGGGAAATGATTAAGGAAACGAAGGATATTCACTTTGAAGGAAATTGTTATTCAGAGGAGTGGAAAAAAGAAGCGAAAAAAAGAGGGTTAAGAAATGTTGATAATACTCCCGAAGCTTTGAAAGGAATGGTCAGCAAAGAGGTTTTAGAGGTTTATAAAATATTTGAGGTGCTTTCTGAAAAAGAATTATTGGCAAGACAGAATATTCGTTTTAAACAATACGTAAGAACCAAGCAAATTGAATTTCAATCTGCTTGTGAGATGGCTAGAACAGAAGTCATGCCGGCAATACTTAAACAGTTATCATTGTTAGTTTCGGCTACTTCTTCCAAGACAGGTTTGATTGTAGAGCAAATAAAAGAATTAGAAGTTTTATATAAAAGCATTCATGATTCTGTAGAACAGATTAATAACAAAACTACTGGGAGTTGCCTGAATGAGTTGTTTGAACAGGCAAGGTCTTATTGCCAATGTGGCGATGACTTAGACAAACTAAGGGAATTGGTTGATAAAGCAGAAGAAATTGTTTCCAAAGAATATTGGCCTTTTGCTACTTACCAACAATTATTTAGAAGAATATAG
- a CDS encoding mannose-1-phosphate guanylyltransferase/mannose-6-phosphate isomerase gives MKLVVLAGGSGTRLWPLSRKLFPKQFIQLFEGKSLFQKTLIRNKLDSVTVVTNEQQYFLVIDQAKEDAYEEVGFILEPVGRNTAPAIALACFDSPVDEVILVTPSDHIIKNEGEYRKCLKKAENLANKGNLVTFGIAPTYPATGYGYIQAKGEDVLSFKEKPDLATANKYFKAGNYYWNSGMFAFKAGIFLEELKKYSPDIYKFAKQAYEKSVRDKQGMLRVKYDDMMAIPANSIDYAVMEKSSMVKVVPADIGWSDLGSYDEIADYFVDGEYQEDIAIDSENNFVVSTEGKIVSTAGVSDLVIIDTSDALLVAKKGETQKVKQVVEMLQAKGSSLINEHKTVHRPWGIYTVLLEQRNSYKIKTIEVKPKHKISFQKHEHRNEHWVVVSGEAIVTKEEETIVLSANQSTYIPKGVKHRLENPGDTPLVIIEAQVGSYVGEDDIIRYEDDYNRT, from the coding sequence ATGAAATTAGTCGTGTTAGCAGGGGGTAGTGGAACTAGACTTTGGCCATTATCTAGAAAATTATTTCCTAAACAATTCATTCAATTATTTGAAGGGAAATCTCTTTTCCAAAAAACTTTAATAAGAAATAAACTAGACAGCGTTACAGTTGTTACTAATGAGCAACAATATTTTTTAGTTATAGACCAGGCAAAGGAAGATGCATATGAAGAAGTGGGGTTTATTTTAGAGCCAGTTGGACGAAATACCGCCCCAGCAATTGCTTTGGCTTGTTTTGATAGCCCTGTTGATGAGGTCATTCTTGTTACTCCCTCAGACCATATTATAAAAAATGAAGGTGAATATAGAAAGTGTTTGAAGAAAGCGGAGAATTTAGCAAATAAAGGCAACTTAGTGACTTTTGGTATTGCCCCTACATATCCAGCAACGGGGTATGGGTATATTCAGGCAAAAGGCGAAGATGTTCTTAGTTTTAAGGAAAAACCAGATTTAGCTACAGCGAATAAATATTTTAAGGCTGGTAATTATTATTGGAATAGTGGAATGTTTGCCTTTAAGGCTGGTATTTTTTTGGAGGAGTTAAAAAAGTACTCTCCTGATATTTATAAATTTGCTAAGCAAGCATATGAGAAATCTGTGAGAGATAAACAAGGCATGTTAAGAGTTAAATATGATGACATGATGGCGATTCCTGCAAATAGTATTGATTATGCCGTGATGGAGAAAAGTTCTATGGTAAAAGTTGTTCCCGCTGACATCGGTTGGTCAGATTTGGGTAGTTATGATGAAATTGCTGATTATTTTGTTGATGGAGAGTATCAGGAAGATATTGCGATAGATTCTGAAAACAACTTTGTTGTATCTACAGAAGGTAAAATAGTAAGTACTGCGGGAGTTAGTGATTTGGTTATTATTGATACCTCAGATGCACTTTTGGTCGCTAAAAAAGGTGAGACGCAAAAAGTTAAACAAGTTGTGGAAATGCTCCAGGCTAAAGGGTCTTCTCTTATTAATGAGCATAAGACGGTTCATCGTCCATGGGGAATTTATACTGTTTTATTAGAACAAAGAAATAGTTACAAGATTAAGACTATTGAGGTGAAACCAAAACATAAAATATCTTTTCAAAAACATGAACACAGAAATGAACACTGGGTTGTAGTTAGTGGAGAAGCAATTGTTACAAAAGAAGAAGAAACGATAGTTTTATCTGCTAATCAATCTACTTATATTCCTAAAGGCGTTAAGCATCGCTTAGAAAATCCTGGAGATACTCCGTTAGTGATTATAGAAGCGCAGGTTGGTAGTTACGTTGGAGAGGATGATATTATTCGATATGAGGATGATTATAATCGTACATGA